The proteins below come from a single Aegilops tauschii subsp. strangulata cultivar AL8/78 chromosome 6, Aet v6.0, whole genome shotgun sequence genomic window:
- the LOC109759913 gene encoding transmembrane emp24 domain-containing protein p24delta3, translating into MPAPAALALAAALLLAAASICAEAVWLDMPQTGTKCVSEEIQANVVVLADYALMYESHPSSHPTLAVKVTSPYGYTLHENGNVTVGQFAFTTSEAGNFLACFWIDSAEKGSGVSVNLDWKTGIATKDWDAIAKKEKIEGVELELRKLEVAVQSIHQNMVYLKAREAEMREVSEKTNGRVAWFSIMSLGVCVVVSVLQLWHLQGYFRKKKLI; encoded by the exons ATGCCCGCGCCGGCGGCGCTAGCCCTCGCGGCGGCTCTGCTGCTCGCCGCCGCGTCCATCTGCGCGGAGGCCGTGTGGCTCGACATGCCGCAGACCGGGACCAAGTGCGTGTCGGAGGAGATCCAGGCCAACGTGGTGGTGCTCGCCGACTACGCCCTCATGTACGAGTCCCACCCCTCTTCCCACCCGACCCTCGCCGTCAAG GTTACTTCACCATATGGGTACACCTTACATGAAAATGGGAATGTTACAGTTGGTCAATTTGCATTCACAACCTCGGAAGCTGGAAACTTCCTTGCCTGCTTCTGGATAGATAGTGCAGAGAAAGGATCAGGCGTATCTGTAAATCTTGATTGGAAAACTGGAATCGCAACAAAGGATTGGGATGCTATTGCTAAGAAGGAAAAAATAGAG GGCGTAGAACTAGAGCTTAGGAAGCTTGAAGTGGCTGTACAGTCGATCCATCAGAACATGGTATACCTCAAAGCAAG GGAAGCGGAGATGAGGGAGGTGAGCGAGAAAACAAACGGCAGGGTTGCTTGGTTCAGCATCATGTCGCTGGGCGTCTGCGTCGTGGTGTCAGTTTTGCAGTTGTGGCACCTTCAAGGCTACTTCAGGAAAAAGAAGCTCATCTAG
- the LOC141025418 gene encoding protein FAR1-RELATED SEQUENCE 5-like — MLDLNELPPDLNELPHDMDQQQPIIQQGNWTENGRSVYYTQESRGGNPMGHDNVAGQSSTRGAPVVVSLQSESHTLDDTGTAANVPGPTRTELGAGAIDGVVQGEEGEDEAGSQPIEPYVGMRFDSLQIAKDHYNSYALRMVFSVKMNTSRRTSHTNVLVKQQFCFNKFKKPKADDGGAEAPPVLDPIPDPKTIDSDEEMEDEPPIFAEEEAGPSKKKKKRKRETIKQTQCKAKMLVKLIDARWEVTHFVRDHNHPLVNKPSLSKYLRSHQGISPDGKAFLRILYNCNLTTGRMMHIMAEFYGSEMMVPFGPKTITNVCTSFHRDDTKEGDMIETIAHFKDRQKNDPDFFYKVKYDEEDRVVNIFWMDGLARKAYAEAYHDCISFDTTYMTKMYNMPFTPFIGINRHGQSFMLGCTFVRQELASSFDWVFQTFLEAMGGKPPDTFITDQDGAMRQSIQSIFPTTVHQCCQDPDSKSHRSSL; from the exons atgctTGATCTCAATGAGTTGCCTCCTGATCTCAATGAGCTTCCTCATGATATGGATCAGCAGCAACCCATCATACAACAAGGAAATTGGACAGAAAATGGGCGATCTGTTTACTACACGCAGGAAAGTCGTGGTGGTAACCCTATGGGCCATGACAATGTGGCAGGCCAGTCATCAACCCGTGGTGCCCCTGTAGTGGTGTCTTTGCAGTCAGAGAGCCATACTCTTGATGACACGGGAACCGCGGCAAATGTTCCTGGTCCAACCAGGACTGAGCTAGGAGCTGGGGCTATTGACGGGGTTGtgcaaggagaagaaggagaggatgAGGCTGGTTCTCAACCTATAGAACCCTATGTTGGCATGAGGTTTGACAGCCTTCAAATTGCTAAGGATCACTACAACAGCTATGCACTACGGATGGTTTTCTCTGTCAAGATGAACACCTCTAGGCGGACATCCCACACCAATGTATTGGTAAAACAACAGTTTTGCTTCAACAAGTTCAAGAAGCCCAAAGCTGATGATGGAGGAGCTGAGGCTCCTCCTGTCCTGGACCCTATTCCAGATCCAAAAACTATTGACAGtgatgaggaaatggaagatgaaCCTCCAATCTTTGCTGAAGAGGAGGCTGGTCCtagtaagaagaagaagaaacggAAACGCGAGACAATAAAGCAGACTCAATGCAAGGCGAAAATGTTGGTGAAGCTGATAGATGCGCGATGGGAGGTGACGCACTTTGTTCGTGACCACAATCATCCGCTCGTGAACAAACCTTCATTGTCCAAATACTTGAGATCCCACCAAGGCATCTCACCTGATGGAAAGGCGTTTTTGCGCATCTTGTATAACTGCAACTTGACTACAG GACGTATGATGCATATAATGGCAGAGTTCTACGGATCTGAGATGATGGTGCCGTTCGGACCAAAGACAATAACAAATGTGTGTACAAGTTTCCATAGAGATGACACAAAGGAGGGTGACATGATTGAGACAATTGCGCACTTCAAGGATAGACAGAAAAACGATCCAGACTTCTTCTATAAGGTAAAATATGATGAAGAGGACAGAGTTGTCAACATATTTTGGATGGATGGCTTAGCTCGAAAAGCTTATGCTGAGGCGTACCACGATTGCATATCGTTTGACACTACCTACATGACCAAGATGTATAATATGCCGTTCACACCCTTCATTGGAATAAACCGACATGGCCAATCTTTCATGCTCGGTTGCACGTTTGTGAGGCAGGAGTTGGCATCAAGCTTTGATTGGGTCTTCCAAACATTCCTAGAGGCTATGGGTGGCAAACCTCCTGACACCTTCATAACCGATCAAGATGGTGCAATGAGGCAGTCAATACAGAGCATCTTTCCAACCACCGTGCATCAatgttgtcaggaccccgattctaagtcacaccgatctagcctgtaa